Proteins from a single region of Chaetodon trifascialis isolate fChaTrf1 chromosome 10, fChaTrf1.hap1, whole genome shotgun sequence:
- the LOC139337992 gene encoding proton myo-inositol cotransporter-like isoform X2 — protein MSNLMGSRRQKAVDDGEQSLIGPPSGVSTAGGDLLDQDASTLGFVYVLAFFSALGGFLFGYDTGVVSGAMLLLKKEMNLSTLWQELLVSSTVGAAALSALGGGSLNGWVGRRICILVASFIFSIGGIILALAPDKVVLRVGRITVGLGIGLASMTVPVYIAEVSPPHQRGQLVTINSLFITGGQFIASVIDGAFSYLSHDGWRYMLGLSIVPAVLQFIGFFFLPESPRWLLQKGRSEDARQVLRRIRGDQSVDAEYDTIRTSIEEEEKESNGGLVILRILRHGPTRRALIVGCSLQMFQQLSGINTVMYYSATILQMAGVRDDKQAIWLAAATSATNFVFTFVGVWLVERVGRRKLTLGSLSGTGLSLALLAVGFLLSAQNSPPIGLHPVDSQNSSCRLYESCEFCMLDPGCGFCYLENSTGVYDASCVPVNQVSTDHAAWGRCYNQTEATDSPIWAYNYCPTSYSWIVLMGLIFYLAFFAPGMGSMPWTVNSEIYPLWARSTGNACSAGVNWIFNVLVSLTFLHVAEFLTYYGAFFLYTGLVVLGVLFIQGCLPETQGLQLEDIENLFAGPLCSCGASSPSGSRHVQYIRVKGSNYLLSDSDASDE, from the exons ATGAGCAACCTTATGGGCAgcaggagacagaaagcagtggATGATGGAGAGCAGAGTCTCATTGGGCCTCCATCAGGGGTCTCAACCGCTGGTGGGGACCTCCTGGACCAAGATGCCTCCACACTGGGGTTCGTCTATGTGTTGGCGTTCTTCTCCGCCCTGGGAGGATTCCTCTTCGGGTACGACACTGGGGTGGTCTCTGGGGCAATGCTGCTCCTGAAGAAGGAGATGAATCTGAGCACCCTGTGGCAGGAGCTGCTGGTTTCCAGTACTGTTGGGGCTGCAGCACTCTCTGCCCTGGGTGGAGGCTCCTTGAATGGGTGGGTGGGCCGCAGGATCTGCATCCTTGTGGCCAGTTTCATCTTCAGCATCGGTGGCATCATCTTGGCTCTTGCCCCGGACAAGGTGGTGCTCCGTGTGGGCAGAATCACAGTCGGTTTGGGCATAG GCCTTGCCTCGATGACAGTTCCTGTGTACATCGCAGAGGTTTCTCCCCCTCACCAGAGAGGACAGCTGGTCACTATCAACTCCCTCTTCATCACCGGTGGCCAGTTCATTGCCAGTGTGATTGACGGAGCTTTCAGCTACCTGAGCCATGACGGCTGGAG gtaCATGCTGGGTTTGTCCATTGTCCCGGCAGTGCTGCAGTTCATTGGCTTCTTCTTCCTGCCGGAGAGCCCCCGCTGGCTTCTCCAAAAGGGCCGGAGCGAAGACGCCCGTCAGGTTCTCAGACGGATCAGAGGGGACCAGAGCGTTGACGCGGAGTATGACACCATCAGAACCAGCAtcgaggaagaggagaaagagtcTAATGGAG GTCTTGTCATTTTGCGGATCCTTCGCCACGGTCCGACTCGCAGGGCTCTTATCGTTGGCTGCAGCCTCCAGATGTTTCAGCAGCTGTCTGGGATCAACACCGTCAT GTACTACAGTGCAACCATTCTGCAGATGGCGGGGGTGCGGGATGATAAACAGGCCATCTGGTTGGCTGCTGCCACTTCTGCGACCAACTTTGTGTTCACCTTTGTTGGAGTGTGGCTTGTGGAGAGAGTGGGCCGCAGGAAGCTGACCCTGGGCAGCCTGTCCG GTACTGGTCTCAGTTTGGCTTTGTTAGCTGTCGGGTTCTTGCTATCTGCCCAGAATTCTCCGCCCATCGGCCTCCACCCTGTCGACTCTCAGAACTCAAGCTGCAGACTGTATGA GTCCTGTGAATTCTGCATGCTGGATCCGGGgtgtggattttgttaccttgaAAACAGCACCGGCGTGTATGACGCCTCCTGTGTTCCGGTCAATCAAGTGTCCACAGATCACGCCGCCTGGGGAAG GTGTTACAACCAGACCGAGGCCACTGACAGCCCGATCTGGGCCTACAACTACTGTCCAACGTCGTACTCCTGGATCGTCCTGATGGGCCTCATCTTCTACCTTGCATTCTTTGCTCCAG GGATGGGCTCCATGCCTTGGACAGTGAACTCAGAGATCTACCCTCTGTGGGCCCGCAGCACCGGCAACGCCTGTTCAGCCGGGGTCAACTGGATCTTCAACGTCCTGGTGTCTCTGACCTTCCTTCACGTGGCTGAGTTTCTGACCTATTACG GGGCTTTCTTCTTGTACACGGGCCTAGTGGTGCTGGGTGTCCTCTTCATCCAGGGCTGCCTCCCAGAGACCCAGGgcctgcagctggaggacattGAGAACCTGTTTGCCGGTCCGCTCTGCTCCTGTGGAGCCTCCTCACCCAGTGGCAGTCGCCATGTCCAGTACATTCGGGTAAAAGGCAGCAACTACCTCCTCTCTGACAGCGATGCTTCAGATGAGTAG
- the LOC139337992 gene encoding proton myo-inositol cotransporter-like isoform X1 — protein MSNSHDEYSLKYMSNLMGSRRQKAVDDGEQSLIGPPSGVSTAGGDLLDQDASTLGFVYVLAFFSALGGFLFGYDTGVVSGAMLLLKKEMNLSTLWQELLVSSTVGAAALSALGGGSLNGWVGRRICILVASFIFSIGGIILALAPDKVVLRVGRITVGLGIGLASMTVPVYIAEVSPPHQRGQLVTINSLFITGGQFIASVIDGAFSYLSHDGWRYMLGLSIVPAVLQFIGFFFLPESPRWLLQKGRSEDARQVLRRIRGDQSVDAEYDTIRTSIEEEEKESNGGLVILRILRHGPTRRALIVGCSLQMFQQLSGINTVMYYSATILQMAGVRDDKQAIWLAAATSATNFVFTFVGVWLVERVGRRKLTLGSLSGTGLSLALLAVGFLLSAQNSPPIGLHPVDSQNSSCRLYESCEFCMLDPGCGFCYLENSTGVYDASCVPVNQVSTDHAAWGRCYNQTEATDSPIWAYNYCPTSYSWIVLMGLIFYLAFFAPGMGSMPWTVNSEIYPLWARSTGNACSAGVNWIFNVLVSLTFLHVAEFLTYYGAFFLYTGLVVLGVLFIQGCLPETQGLQLEDIENLFAGPLCSCGASSPSGSRHVQYIRVKGSNYLLSDSDASDE, from the exons ATGTCCAACAGCCACGATGAGTACAGCTTGAAATACATGAGCAACCTTATGGGCAgcaggagacagaaagcagtggATGATGGAGAGCAGAGTCTCATTGGGCCTCCATCAGGGGTCTCAACCGCTGGTGGGGACCTCCTGGACCAAGATGCCTCCACACTGGGGTTCGTCTATGTGTTGGCGTTCTTCTCCGCCCTGGGAGGATTCCTCTTCGGGTACGACACTGGGGTGGTCTCTGGGGCAATGCTGCTCCTGAAGAAGGAGATGAATCTGAGCACCCTGTGGCAGGAGCTGCTGGTTTCCAGTACTGTTGGGGCTGCAGCACTCTCTGCCCTGGGTGGAGGCTCCTTGAATGGGTGGGTGGGCCGCAGGATCTGCATCCTTGTGGCCAGTTTCATCTTCAGCATCGGTGGCATCATCTTGGCTCTTGCCCCGGACAAGGTGGTGCTCCGTGTGGGCAGAATCACAGTCGGTTTGGGCATAG GCCTTGCCTCGATGACAGTTCCTGTGTACATCGCAGAGGTTTCTCCCCCTCACCAGAGAGGACAGCTGGTCACTATCAACTCCCTCTTCATCACCGGTGGCCAGTTCATTGCCAGTGTGATTGACGGAGCTTTCAGCTACCTGAGCCATGACGGCTGGAG gtaCATGCTGGGTTTGTCCATTGTCCCGGCAGTGCTGCAGTTCATTGGCTTCTTCTTCCTGCCGGAGAGCCCCCGCTGGCTTCTCCAAAAGGGCCGGAGCGAAGACGCCCGTCAGGTTCTCAGACGGATCAGAGGGGACCAGAGCGTTGACGCGGAGTATGACACCATCAGAACCAGCAtcgaggaagaggagaaagagtcTAATGGAG GTCTTGTCATTTTGCGGATCCTTCGCCACGGTCCGACTCGCAGGGCTCTTATCGTTGGCTGCAGCCTCCAGATGTTTCAGCAGCTGTCTGGGATCAACACCGTCAT GTACTACAGTGCAACCATTCTGCAGATGGCGGGGGTGCGGGATGATAAACAGGCCATCTGGTTGGCTGCTGCCACTTCTGCGACCAACTTTGTGTTCACCTTTGTTGGAGTGTGGCTTGTGGAGAGAGTGGGCCGCAGGAAGCTGACCCTGGGCAGCCTGTCCG GTACTGGTCTCAGTTTGGCTTTGTTAGCTGTCGGGTTCTTGCTATCTGCCCAGAATTCTCCGCCCATCGGCCTCCACCCTGTCGACTCTCAGAACTCAAGCTGCAGACTGTATGA GTCCTGTGAATTCTGCATGCTGGATCCGGGgtgtggattttgttaccttgaAAACAGCACCGGCGTGTATGACGCCTCCTGTGTTCCGGTCAATCAAGTGTCCACAGATCACGCCGCCTGGGGAAG GTGTTACAACCAGACCGAGGCCACTGACAGCCCGATCTGGGCCTACAACTACTGTCCAACGTCGTACTCCTGGATCGTCCTGATGGGCCTCATCTTCTACCTTGCATTCTTTGCTCCAG GGATGGGCTCCATGCCTTGGACAGTGAACTCAGAGATCTACCCTCTGTGGGCCCGCAGCACCGGCAACGCCTGTTCAGCCGGGGTCAACTGGATCTTCAACGTCCTGGTGTCTCTGACCTTCCTTCACGTGGCTGAGTTTCTGACCTATTACG GGGCTTTCTTCTTGTACACGGGCCTAGTGGTGCTGGGTGTCCTCTTCATCCAGGGCTGCCTCCCAGAGACCCAGGgcctgcagctggaggacattGAGAACCTGTTTGCCGGTCCGCTCTGCTCCTGTGGAGCCTCCTCACCCAGTGGCAGTCGCCATGTCCAGTACATTCGGGTAAAAGGCAGCAACTACCTCCTCTCTGACAGCGATGCTTCAGATGAGTAG